A region of Luteitalea sp. DNA encodes the following proteins:
- a CDS encoding helix-turn-helix domain-containing protein has translation MTTLKVGIASYEEMKARTMRIARGERRVAFGETKVWFTSTESFAKVLSAGNRELLRIIAEHAPGSLDELSQITGRAKSNLSRTLKTMEGYGLVRLQRGERGRIAPKVAHDRVELDLPLTSPTDAERKRETV, from the coding sequence ATGACGACGCTGAAGGTGGGTATCGCCAGCTATGAGGAGATGAAGGCGCGCACCATGCGGATTGCGCGTGGCGAGCGTCGTGTCGCGTTCGGTGAAACCAAGGTCTGGTTCACCTCGACGGAATCCTTTGCCAAAGTGCTGTCGGCCGGCAACCGCGAGCTGCTGCGGATCATCGCCGAGCACGCGCCCGGCTCGCTTGATGAGTTGTCACAGATTACTGGCCGGGCCAAGTCGAACCTGTCGCGGACGCTCAAGACGATGGAGGGGTACGGTCTTGTCCGCTTGCAGCGCGGCGAGCGTGGGCGGATTGCACCAAAGGTCGCACACGATCGGGTAGAGTTGGACTTGCCGCTGACAAGCCCGACAGACGCCGAGCGGAAACGGGAGACGGTCTGA